From Kryptolebias marmoratus isolate JLee-2015 linkage group LG15, ASM164957v2, whole genome shotgun sequence, a single genomic window includes:
- the LOC108237304 gene encoding phenazine biosynthesis-like domain-containing protein 1, which yields MEIPVFTLDSFTNLPFKGNPAAVCPLVHELNDDLYQKIAAEMNLSETAFIITINPADTFTTGSRFCLRWFTPTTEVNLCGHATLASAAVLFQYKKNVNPTLVFETRSGDLAVTRKKDGYIMDFPLNPPTKEDPADFKDIIKAAVGNLPVQGVFLSTNMKKLMIRLSDSCDRSVLTGLKVDPVALLSIETNGKVKGIIVTMKGSPECQPGYDFYSRYFAPWAGIPEDPVTGSAHTVLGSYWSKELGKKKMLAYQCSSRGGELELEVRDDGRINIAGEVVTVLQGTIRL from the exons ATGGAGATCCCAGTGTTTACATTGGATTCCTTCACAAATTTACCCTTCAAGGGAAATCCTGCAGCCGTCTGTCCACTTGTGCAC GAGCTGAACGATGATCTGTATCAGAAGATAGCAGCAGAGATGAACCTATCAGAAACAGCTTTCATCATCACAATCAACCCAGCTGACACCTTCACTACTG GTTCAAGGTTTTGCCTCCGATGGTTCACACCAACAACTGAGGTGAATCTGTGCGGTCATGCCACCCTGGCCTCTGCAGCAGTGCTGTTCCAGTACAAAA AGAACGTTAATCCAACACTGGTGTTTGAGACCAGGAGTGGAGACCTGGCTGTTACCCGGAAAAAGGACGGGTACATCATGGACTTTCCTCTGAATCCTCCCACCAAGGAG gatCCTGCTGACTTCAAAGACATTATAAAG GCTGCAGTTGGAAACCTGCCAGTTCAGGGTGTTTTTCTGAGCACAAATATGAAGAAGCTCATGATTCGGCTGTCTGACAGCTGTGACAG GTCAGTGCTAACTGGTCTGAAAGTTGACCCCGTTGCTCTTCTGAGCATTGAGACAAATGGAAAAGTTAAAGGAATAATCGTCACCATGAAAG ggTCACCAGAGTGTCAACCAGGGTATGATTTCTACTCCAGATACTTTGCTCCCTGGGCTGGGATTCCAGAGGATCCCGTCACCG GTTCAGCGCACACTGTCCTGGGTAGCTACTGGTCAAAAGAActtgggaaaaagaaaatgctgg CTTACCAGTGCTCCAGCCGAGGTGGGGAGCTGGAACTTGAAGTGCGAGACGACGGAAGGATCAACATCGCTGGAGAAGTTGTCACTGTGCTGCAGGGAACCATCAGACTATAA